In the Sebastes fasciatus isolate fSebFas1 chromosome 12, fSebFas1.pri, whole genome shotgun sequence genome, ctcatacttcttttcttcactttatatcttttctctattcattcccccttttttcattaaatttagcacggagcctcactttaaacatcaaatcaacagtacatgtccataacaagaaggttcttaatttacggtgtgtccaaacaactccacataacagccccaattaaTGACCAGCATTCAATGAGTGAGCTCACCGTCTGTGAAGTTGTGCTGATGGTCACTTCCGATCCTGTTCGTGACGCCAATtttgtcgtatcttttctgcgacagtgctgttgaagtgatgatgaagaatgctccgaggacactgttcttgctggtaaaatagagtttattacaaacaagccacacgtGTCATGACGGACGTCTCGAGCAGTCCGGAGGCTTCAAGTCGAATATGAAAGTCCTGCCCTTTGGGGCTCTCGTACCTCCTTATATTGGGTTCAATTCAGGCAACTTGCTGAGCTAAGCGTATGCTTAGgtatgtgacctttgacctacatgtttatctttcagcccctggatCCACCGCATGACCCCAGGTCTCCCCGTCCGCTTCctgcacatatgtttacaaCTAGGGGCCTCTCTTGTCCGGtgcaagacctgaaaatataccacatattcaATTGAAAATTCTCTCACTCTATCACAAAGGTGTGATCTTGAGTTCGAGTCTGAGTTCAATGGTTTGTTCTGTCTTGAGAGACACATGTAAACTTCCCCAACTTGGCTTTACGACATCACAAAGCACTTGTAGCATTCGATGATGTCATAAAGCCAAGTTGGGGAAGCATTGTACTTGTAGCATTTGTAgcatttgatgatgtcatcaaagcacttggaacattcaatgatgtcatcaaatcaCTTGGAGCAttagatgatgtcatcaaagcacttggaacattcaatgatgtcatcaaatcaCTTGGAGcattcgatgatgtcatcaaatcaCTAGGAGCATTCGATGAtgtcattataaatatatattttataaactttCTTTATTATACACATGTTCATATACAGAAGTACTAACATACatagacaataaaaaaaagatagaaaaaaataataattacgtgttcatttcataatgccagagttatatgcatcatatttaatttaatcacTAAAAGGTCTTActggcttttttgtttttaacattaggTTAGATGGTGCTATGctgtttgaattaattaataaagtgCAGGAAAGTTTGTTCGTGACCAGTTTTTTGATGAATATGGaattttcacaaaaaaataaatagttgtCTGACATGCAGCATGTTATTTTCAATCTTATATTGACTAAaatatgacatcatcatttgttTCAGGTGATCTCCACACAATAAGACAGGATTTCATTTAGGGTTAAATACAGATGTTTTTAGGATTCGCCACAATTGGTTGTTTGTGCATACTCTTAAAATACGTCCATGTATGTGAATTTAGAAGAGTAGGAATTTTCCCACCTAACCCCCTACTTTTGccgctgacaggctcagattgttatatatttatttattaatttatttgacagagacaatacatgtaggcattgttacacttcaTTAAAGTGCTACCGATGCAatgtatataggacttctagccgtAGCTAGTTTGCAGACCTTGTctctggttaggcttttaataaaaaataaaaaatacaacatcaTACATAAAATCGCATGTTACAACATcgtcacattacaatcaatttacatatgtcacatgttatatatgttattataGCCTAAGTGTCTGAcagcattatggaaaggacccttcACAttaaattgcgttaatgtgttaaggaatcttgtggcgttaaaacgaatttgctttaccgcattaactttgacagccctaaccaAAACAATCAGGCTTTAAATCCATCACTGGgtgcatgtttttgtttgtgcatgaaaatcctcacattcagcactatgtgtgtgtgtgtgtgtgtgtgtgtgtgtgtgtgtgccagtcatggatgtattatggTGCCAGTATGTGCAGCTGACTGGTGGCTTCATTCTCGATCCAAACACAGCAGGTCACATCAGCAGGTCTACAGGAAACAGACGGATCAGACATATGATTCAGCCGTGATGTGACACTATAAGCCCTTACTTTAACCATCCATGGGGTTTATCTTGTCCATAATGATTACTATTATTTGTACTTGTAGATGCTATTGGAactatttttattctaaaacttttaaacctaaatacttcagacctgtttgatagtgataaatTGAACACGTTTCAATTTCAATCATGTTTCAAAATCACCTCTGTGGTGGAATTTCTGATACACAAGTTAACTCAATAGGAAGGAAGAGGCCCCGGAGCTGTTAATGTCTTAcacagaaggtttattgaagcttgatcaaggaattgtcaggtctccaccatTGAGGTGCTGTCTGCATGAAGACCTCccaactctgcccttcctccctggtTCTCAGTGTTTtacccttatcatgttttgacttactcggttccatctctgaccctggttgccccagCGACTGGCTCTATGGTCCACactacagacacagctggacAGATAACGGCGGCTTccctagacaggactccaacccaataatgtcaacatagaggtagaaaacccatttggcacactttgggtatcaaagtggccaaatggagagtcagcctggtcctatcctgactaaaacctttgtagcatctatgtgctttgtgttatttagaTCTACTCTGGCACAtttgtagtcaaggagttgcttaatgaattcagtggcatctctgtgcatggcatcattgctataatggtgttatccactgtctaatctagaaaacattttaggcgaggacaaaaatgtacatttttcctttggttcatcacagttTACTCAGGCATAATAACAGTCtcaatgttactgacactggggatgaattctctgaggtcttacctatccatagagaccaagatcatgcatatagacctggtagtggtggagctattcttgatttattttgggtatgacCTGACCTGTATCTGCAGGTTGTGATGACGTCATCAGTCAGGCTGCTGGAGCTCAGTGGTCAATCTCCGACCTCCCCATCCTCTCAGGGATCCCCAGCAGCTCTGGCCTGGCTGGACGAGGTCCTGGTCCTTCCTCCTCACATCAGCCAGAAACAGTGATGGATGCTGATGAGGGAGACACCTCGCGGCGTTTCACTGATGGTCGATGGTGGGAGGGTCCGGGGACAGAGACccgggggtgtgtgtgtgtttatgggcaCAGGGAACCAGAAGGTCTGGGTCCCTGCTGGCCTGGAGCTCCATACCTTTACTACGGAGGTGAGTGTTCACATGACGTTTTTCTCCTGGTTTTAACAAAATACTTTATTTACTCTTTCAGTGTATGGGTTTATTCAGGGGAAAAGGGGATTAACATGAAACTGACTTTTAAGCTTTTGTCTTAAAtcgtctttttttatatatttattggtaTATATCTTGTTCTAATTGTTTTTCATCACAagtatgtagtattagtagtagtactagtgttTAGTAtcttatttctgtatattaatcttgtgtTCTCTATAACATTGTGAAGTTTTAACACTATTTATGTGGAGGCTTCAAATAAGCCCAGTGGGgggtttttttgcctctttttgggctgtatattatttattgatgttatgTTTGTGCAATCTTAATTGcacttttgcatttttttaactactaaaacataaacaaaaatccaacattatcagggaccaattgtttctttatattataataaatacagttatttatgaaaataaagatcTTTATtccgcctagggcaccaaaagggctacaGCCGGCCCTGACTCAGTATATCTGGCCTCCAATTACTTCCTGCACTTCTAATCTACTAAACTGAAAGATGTATCATATAAATAACCTATTGGTAATCTGTAGTTATTACTACAGAGAACCCAATTCCTATCACAGCATTGTTGTGTTTGCTTCCTGCAGTGAGGAGGAACCTGGTGGTTggagtggaggtggtggaggaggtcgCTGTTGAAGACACTCTAGAAGTAATGTAAGTATgtgaatttgacatttttgtcaGACACAGAGTTGCAGTGTGATTCACAGTAACATAATCATACATTTGGTTGAAAGACATGGTTgctgtgttttctctcctcagaaCAGAGGACATTTACACTAATGATCTGCTGGATCTTGAGCTGCTGCAAGACGCCCAGCTGTTCCCCACATGAACCCCAAACTACTGTCATCGTGTCCTGATTTCACCGTATACACTGTAAACAAAGCTATATCTATTCTATATATTTAACCTTTCACTATTGTTCTGCAGGTGTGTCTTTGtcatgcgttttttttttttttttttttgtcattgatAATAATTAcaccagaaaacaaaacaattagaaaAATACTTatgactgtttttattttttttaattaatataatataatataatataatataatataatatttagtatttgtcaaatttgtttgtattttatatatttagccTATCACTTTTATTGTGTGCATCTTTGACATtctgtttatctttttttttaaataaaagccaTTGTCAACtgtcattaataataatgaatgagttaccacagaaaacaaaacaattaaaagatACTTGTTGTTatgactgttttatttttaaaactgaaaatataataaaatagtatagtatgatatttaatatttgtcaAATTTGTtagtattttatatatttagccTATTACTTTTGCTGTGTGTCTTTGATTTTCTGAAATTCAGAAAacgatataatataatataatataatataatataatacaatacaatacaatacaatacaacatgacatgacatgacatgacatgacatgacgtaatataatataatataatataatataatatgatacgatacgacacgacacgacacgacaagacacgacacaacacaacacaatatcatatgatatatgatattatacgatacaatacgacacgacacgacacaatataatataatacaacataacataacataacataacataacataacataacataacatgacatgacatgtcatgatatgatatgatatgatataatataatataatataatataatataatataatatgatataatacaatacaatacaatattatacaacataacataacataacataacataacataacataacataacataacataacataacataacataacatagcataacataacataacttaacataacataacataacataacataatataaaataacataatataatataatataatataatataattgtgGACTTCAACTACCAGCATGCATCGCTTCTGTTCTCTCGCCAACGCCCCGGACACGTCATCACGTCGCGCAGAATATGGCTGCAGCAAGCGCAGCGTAAACAAAACACCAATGATGATTTCCTGATGATTTCAGGACAAATTCTCATCTGATTTGGACTTTAAAGCTCAAAATGTCGGACTCGATAGAAACGGAGACTCTTCAGGACCGACTGGACCGTCTGAAGGAGCTCACAGAGTTCACAGAAAACTGCAAAAAGCAGCTGAACGATATATGTGAGGCGCTGGGCTGGTCGCTGGACCACATGGACTCCAACCAGGTACAGTAACACCGTTAACTATCTCACGTTGGTTTAACgttagttaacgttaactaCTGTGCTTCAGCACACATTCAAAGTGCTTGTGCTTCACTTGAGTATTcacatttcatgctactttctacttctattccactacctacatctcagaggtaaatattgtactttttactgcactacatttatctgacagcgttactttgcagattagagttaaaattagcacaaccTCACCCAGCTGTGATATCACAATACTGcctaatgcatcagtaataatattccaataatataaatatgatgatatatCACTCTGCCGCTGTGTGTGAGTATTTTTGCAGAGGGGTATtactttactgaagtaaatgatctgagtacttctgTTTTTCAACATGCATAGGCTGCccacagtggtggaatgtaactaagtacatttactcaagtagtctacagtacttaagtacaaatgtgaggtacttgtactttacttgggtatctttatttcttctcctctacatctcagagggaagtgttgtactttttactccactacatttgtctgacagctttagttccttcctgtccagtgaaaaaataaatggaagTTTAAAGTACTAATTGATTTAAAAGTCTGCAGGAGCTGTGTGTTATTATGAAACCCTGTACAGGTTGACTACCACACATACATTCTCAACATACAGGCAATGCTTGTCtggtcaaacatatatatatattgtgtgtgcAGAAACACTGAGTGAGAATGTGCAAGGTGTGTGTCAtccaaaagtaaataaaaaaaaaaaagatcacctCATCATATATCTGCAATTCACAGCTAATGGTCCTCTGATGTTTGTGGTGTCTTCTCAGGAAGCGATGGAGCAGTGTCCCTACGACTCCAACCACAGAGTCCCGGTGAGGAGCATGGAGAAACACAAAGCCTCCTGCAGCCGCCGGAAGATGGGCTACACTGCTGAGGAGGAGGTAACCTACACATGGCGGAGTAAAGCACGTCAGAAATTCATAGTAAAATTCACTGCCACTGTAATGCTCCTAATCATTAAGAGAGCAATAAAAAGTTGCATCAATCTTTTGCAGGCGGAGATGTTGGACCCTTCTGTGTGTTATGAGAACAGCAGTGTCAAAAGCTTTATAATGGGTGAGTCATTATTGATGATCAGGGTAAAGTGTTAAATAAAATGTCCTTCCGAAATATTGTTGCTCAATATAATCAGGATCAGCTAATAAAAGTCAAGATAATCTGGAAGATAATCATCTTTTTGTTATTGTCTTGCTGTTGATGAACATGTTTTAAAGAGGAAGATAAGAAAACTTCAAAAACAAATATACTTTTTTCTTGTccttgttaaatggttttgCAATTACATTTTCTAAAGATTCGGTTCAAGAACAGGGAAGAAAAATCTTAAAGCACTGTAAGGCAGTATTAAATGCTATTTTGATTTATaaagattttttaatttttttaatttgaaaaataccaaCACCTACCTCAACTGTGCTCCTGTGTCCTGGCAGACATTTCTCTTTGGTAAAGTTTTCTATCTTTACTACAGGATGAATCATTTACTGATAAGAGGAAAAGTGATGTGAAATCATGTGTATTTAAAGATAGAAGTTTCTGGTTTGACCAACACTGGCCAGAAAACTGTAATGGAAATTCTATTAACATTCcgagatgagtcctaatgaacgttgaaataagGATCTTGAACAGATgaaatttgttgtattttattcttgcaagaagaggcactggttatacagagtcacgcaaagtctgcagaagagtgcaccgcaggagattattacaatgtgactatatagaaatctacaacaggaactgtgagaaaaggaattgttttgcacagataaggagttgttttactcagacagtgtcccagtaaaagtcaacactcagtactttcccactacatgagacgaagagcacacagacagtaactttccactgttgcataaagagacatcattaCATAGAATGTAATTTTCCATTACAAAACACACTTTCGTACATATTTTAGTTGACGTCATGTCATTTCCTTCATGCAGACAAATCCACCCAGCACCAGGTGATCCTGCAGGCGAGATCTGCTGCACCACTGATGAGGATGGAGGGAGTCTTCTGGCAAGGTGGGAGCAACATTTCACTGCAAAACTGTTTCCTCTGAATGTCTAACATCCTGACCAGAGACGAGACGGCTTCAGTTAGATTTCCCAATCCAGGAACGTTTAGTCTTACACTCAGGATGCAATGAcaaaccactagatgtcactggAGGATTATCTGCTAACCTCATTAACTCATCACCATCCTTCCCAAATATTAATCCCAGTAAATAAGAAGCTTCTCATATTTCTGCCAACGTGATTTTTCTTCCAACGTGTGTGTaatctgtgtgttgtgtgttctgTTTGCAGTGACAGGGTGAGTATTAGAGAGGAGCTGTAGTATCCTTTAAGATGATATCCTTTCAAACCACAGGGCTGGGCtgggacagacacacacacacacacacacacacatatacgcacacactagacacacacactcttttccCTTTACGTGTTGGGGAAAGTCTTCTTCATACATTCAGACATCATGTTAGTTAACATTAATGTGGACAAAAGAAAActtaatttctgttttttaaacaaatatttgcACTGAATGTACAAAATATTAACGTCCCTTCCTCTTTCTGTGAAGTCCACTGCTGAAATAATTCCAGTTAAAACTGATTTCACTCATTGGATCCATATTGATCACAACGGTGGAGATATACAAGAGATAAAAAGCTCAGCAGTTAGAAAATGATCTCAGAAACCCTTAATATTTAATGCATATTACAGCAACTAAAAAGAAGGTTATGGTTAGGTCAGAGTaagtagagttttttttttattttattttttttttcaaaatatgtcAGAATACAATTCTGTGTGAATTTGAGAGCTGCCTTGCAGTGTAAGGAGTACAAATTCCctcttaaattaaaaacaatccGTAACAGCTGGACCTGAAGTTCTGTCGAGCCCATCAAGATGTGTAattagtgtttgtgaatgaacaGTGTGTCGGTGTGATTTAGTGTGTAAAACCTCTCCGGTCCTCCATCAGGTCAGTACTCCGGTCAGCCCGTGGACGTGCCTCAGAACCACAAGCGTGCGGTGTGTGACCTCACTGTGGCCGACCGGTTGGCTGTGTACGATCATGTGATCAACGTCTTCGGGCAACAGAAGGACGCCGCTTCCTCCAGCAACGACGATCTCTACATAGATCTGGTGTCCAAACTCCAGAAGAGTAAGACTCACAGTAACACCTCCCAGAGCCTCCCGAACATCACAATGATAAAATACTGGGTCAGATCACCTGTACATGGAAAACAGAGGAGCAATTTAGCTAATAAAATCTGCCGTTAACTGTTATTAGCACTAATATTTCTATTGAAATAGGTTTTTCAAAGATGAGTTTTGCTTTTATGTTGGTAAATAAAGAAGGGGAAGTTTGTTTTCTCCCTCAGCATGATCCTCCGGTGTAAcgagtgtttgtttgtatgcaGATGAAGAACAGAACGAACCAAAGACTCACCTTGAGCTGATGGCTGAGATGAGGGACTACAAGAGGCGGCGTCAGTCTTACCGAGCCAAGAACGTTCACATCACCAAGAAGTCCTACACAGAGGTACGAGCGAGCAACAGGGGAAAGTTTGGCTGCTTCTTTACCCATAATCCCTTCTGTATAGTGATTGCAATATTCTTGGCCGATACTCTTTCTTTCTAGAGAACGATAATTGACCACATacaaacatttttccaacttttctTTAATGGAAAGTTCAATTGTATATTCATACATAGAGAAAACATTATTCTATACTGTGCATGTAGGCCTATTATAGAGAGTCAACCATTTATTATCTATCtaacacaatttatttatttatacaaaacTTTATGAATCAGTATATTACCTATTGACAGACAAGAGAGAGCTGACCCCAGAGCGTTGGTCCTCAGtctgtttaaataaaggttCAGAAACTAATCGATTATGACTGTGATCGCCCtgcaggtgatcagagaggtgaTCAACGTCCACTCAGAGGAGCTCAccagagagtggagagaggaagaggacgaggcGGAGTCGACGAGATCTGAACTCTCCTCCCACAGGTACGACGAACGCTGTCACCTCCTCATGATCAGTTTCCTGTAATGTTGTTTATTAAGGAaactaatgtttttgaatgtgAAGAAATCCTGAAAGAGAAGTCGAAGAGCTAACGACTGATTTGTCTGTCAGGCGTCGGCCGGATGAAAGACGGTCGGCGTCGTCCGAGTCTCGCCACTCCCACAACAGACGCCATCGCAGTCGGGAACGAAGCCAAGACAGAGagagcaagaagaagaagaagaagagagagcggTGAGAAAggacaaatataataatatatagttaTTTTTGCTTCATTACTGGAtatggctgcacaattaatctatTTATTAATCATGATCAcgatgatctcaatattgatcacaATAATCATGATTAGCATTTTGCCTATAATCCTGCAGCCATATTACTGGATGCTTGGCATAAGTGAACTCATTTGTTTGTCTTCTTACAAAGCAGCTGTTGAAAAAATCCGACGGCAACTGTCATTGGTCGAAACTTTATTGGTTAAACAGTCTTTTGTTTGCTTTATGGATGTTCGCAGGGATTCCCGCTCCCCGGATGACCACCACCACGAacgaaagaagaagaaaaagaagaagaaagaggaaaggGAGAAGGAGAAGTGATGAGTGCGGGATCAGCAGCAACAGGAGTCAGATCacatgaggtcaaaggtcattgtgacctcTACTGGTTAAAAGATGTCGGGTGTCTTTAACATTTTAAGTTCATAAACGAGGGAAAGAAATAAATGGGAATAAAGTT is a window encoding:
- the snrnp48 gene encoding U11/U12 small nuclear ribonucleoprotein 48 kDa protein; this translates as MSDSIETETLQDRLDRLKELTEFTENCKKQLNDICEALGWSLDHMDSNQEAMEQCPYDSNHRVPVRSMEKHKASCSRRKMGYTAEEEAEMLDPSVCYENSSVKSFIMDKSTQHQVILQARSAAPLMRMEGVFWQGQYSGQPVDVPQNHKRAVCDLTVADRLAVYDHVINVFGQQKDAASSSNDDLYIDLVSKLQKNEEQNEPKTHLELMAEMRDYKRRRQSYRAKNVHITKKSYTEVIREVINVHSEELTREWREEEDEAESTRSELSSHRRRPDERRSASSESRHSHNRRHRSRERSQDRESKKKKKKRERDSRSPDDHHHERKKKKKKKKEEREKEK